In Thamnophis elegans isolate rThaEle1 chromosome 13, rThaEle1.pri, whole genome shotgun sequence, one DNA window encodes the following:
- the LOC116516429 gene encoding solute carrier family 2, facilitated glucose transporter member 11-like isoform X2, producing MVVILGIGGSLQVGFQGSMITYASLHIKEFINETWLERFGHSVHPSTLTLLWSSVVSIFGLGGLLGSMSSGCLAAKYGKKNCFLGSNMLMVASAFLLGFSKMARSVELILVGRFLCGISTGVCILLHPQYLGEVSPKKLRGFTTSTASMFWCLGKVLGQVMGLRELLGSGALWPMLLAFSGATAVVPLLVLPFFPESPPHLLLHRGDEEGCVKAMKTFWGEEPHWAELDDLQKEQAALNSTQSKSLLELVKEPSLRWQLYMLLVLAVTTQLSGIQAIYSYTFEVIQATGFHLEQIPYLALGVSLCEFLSTILCSFIIERFGRKMLLWAGYALMGTMLAGITLSLSLQPWFSWMPYCCLSLIFCFVFVFGLGPAGATVSLRMEMFDQSSRAPAFAISGTLSWAGVFVIGMVFPLMLENVRQFSFLIFMGILYTSGFIIYFFLPETKKKSILEIQEEFDKLNFKKKQIPVLDAKLTKDHELCTKL from the exons ATGGTGGTTATTCTGGGAATTGGAGGATCACTGCAGGTTGGCTTCCAAGGATCTATGATCACCTATGCATCTCTG CACATCAAAGAATTCATCAATGAGACGTGGTTGGAGAGGTTTGGACATTCGGTCCATCCTTCAACGCTCACCTTATTGTGGTCTTCAGTGGTATCCATCTTTGGCTTGGGAGGTCTCCTGGGCTCCATGAGCAGTGGATGCCTGGCTGCCAAATATGGAAA GAAGAACTGCTTTTTGGGCAGCAACATGCTGATGGTGGCCAGTGCATTCCTCCTGGGCTTCAGCAAGATGGCCAGATCTGTCGAACTCATTCTGGTGGGACGTTTTCTGTGTGGCATCAGCACAG GTGTTTGTATCCTTCTTCATCCCCAGTACCTCGGAGAGGTTTCCCCCAAAAAACTCCGCGGATTTACCACTTCAACTGCTTCCATGTTTTGGTGTTTGGGAAAAGTCCTTGGTCAAGTTATGGGATTAAG GGAGCTTTTGGGAAGTGGGGCCCTCTGGCCAATGCTGCTGGCCTTCAGTGGGGCTACGGCCGTGGTCCCCTTGCTCGTATTACCATTCTTCCCTGAGTCACCACCTCACTTGCTCTTGCACAGAGGAGACGAAGAAGGATGTGTGAAAG CAATGAAGACCTTTTGGGGGGAAGAGCCTCATTGGGCAGAGCTGGATGACTTGCAGAAAGAGCAAGCAGCCCTGAACAGCACCCAGAGCAAGAGCCTCCTGGAACTGGTCAAGGAGCCTTCCCTGCGCTGGCAGCTCTATATGCTGCTTGTCCTGGCAGTGACCACACAGCTGAGTGGCATCCAGGCA aTTTACTCCTACACCTTTGAAGTGATCCAGGCCACTGGGTTCCACCTTGAGCAGATCCCCTACTTGGCCCTGGGAGTGAGCCTCTGCGAATTTCTTTCCACCATCCTTTGT AGCTTCATCATCGAACGATTTGGAAGAAAGATGCTACTCTGGGCAGGCTACGCTTTGATGGGCACCATGCTGGCTGGTATCACCTTATCCCTCTCTCTGCAG CCCTGGTTCTCCTGGATGCCTTATTGTTGCCTTTCTTTGAtcttctgttttgtatttgtcttTGGTTTGGGCCCAG CTGGTGCCACAGTCTCTCTCCGGATGGAAATGTTTGATCAGTCATCCAGAGCCCCTGCCTTTGCGATTAGTGGGACCCTGAGCTGGGCTGGAGTCTTTGTGATCGGAATGGTGTTTCCATTGATGTTG GAAAACGTCCGTCAGTTCTCCTTTCTCATCTTCATGGGCATCCTTTATACTTCAGGATTTATTATTTACTTCTTCCTGCCTGAGACAAAGAAAAAATCTATCCTagaaatccaagaagaatttGATAAACTTAATTTTAAGAAGAAACAAATTCCTGTCTTAGACGCCAAGCTGACCAAAGACCATGAATTGTGTACCAAACTATGA
- the LOC116516429 gene encoding solute carrier family 2, facilitated glucose transporter member 11-like isoform X1, whose product MAVIFWDVIQYQRLLLMVVILGIGGSLQVGFQGSMITYASLHIKEFINETWLERFGHSVHPSTLTLLWSSVVSIFGLGGLLGSMSSGCLAAKYGKKNCFLGSNMLMVASAFLLGFSKMARSVELILVGRFLCGISTGVCILLHPQYLGEVSPKKLRGFTTSTASMFWCLGKVLGQVMGLRELLGSGALWPMLLAFSGATAVVPLLVLPFFPESPPHLLLHRGDEEGCVKAMKTFWGEEPHWAELDDLQKEQAALNSTQSKSLLELVKEPSLRWQLYMLLVLAVTTQLSGIQAIYSYTFEVIQATGFHLEQIPYLALGVSLCEFLSTILCSFIIERFGRKMLLWAGYALMGTMLAGITLSLSLQPWFSWMPYCCLSLIFCFVFVFGLGPAGATVSLRMEMFDQSSRAPAFAISGTLSWAGVFVIGMVFPLMLENVRQFSFLIFMGILYTSGFIIYFFLPETKKKSILEIQEEFDKLNFKKKQIPVLDAKLTKDHELCTKL is encoded by the exons ATGGCAGTGATCTTCTGGGATGTG aTTCAATATCAGAGACTTCTCTTAATGGTGGTTATTCTGGGAATTGGAGGATCACTGCAGGTTGGCTTCCAAGGATCTATGATCACCTATGCATCTCTG CACATCAAAGAATTCATCAATGAGACGTGGTTGGAGAGGTTTGGACATTCGGTCCATCCTTCAACGCTCACCTTATTGTGGTCTTCAGTGGTATCCATCTTTGGCTTGGGAGGTCTCCTGGGCTCCATGAGCAGTGGATGCCTGGCTGCCAAATATGGAAA GAAGAACTGCTTTTTGGGCAGCAACATGCTGATGGTGGCCAGTGCATTCCTCCTGGGCTTCAGCAAGATGGCCAGATCTGTCGAACTCATTCTGGTGGGACGTTTTCTGTGTGGCATCAGCACAG GTGTTTGTATCCTTCTTCATCCCCAGTACCTCGGAGAGGTTTCCCCCAAAAAACTCCGCGGATTTACCACTTCAACTGCTTCCATGTTTTGGTGTTTGGGAAAAGTCCTTGGTCAAGTTATGGGATTAAG GGAGCTTTTGGGAAGTGGGGCCCTCTGGCCAATGCTGCTGGCCTTCAGTGGGGCTACGGCCGTGGTCCCCTTGCTCGTATTACCATTCTTCCCTGAGTCACCACCTCACTTGCTCTTGCACAGAGGAGACGAAGAAGGATGTGTGAAAG CAATGAAGACCTTTTGGGGGGAAGAGCCTCATTGGGCAGAGCTGGATGACTTGCAGAAAGAGCAAGCAGCCCTGAACAGCACCCAGAGCAAGAGCCTCCTGGAACTGGTCAAGGAGCCTTCCCTGCGCTGGCAGCTCTATATGCTGCTTGTCCTGGCAGTGACCACACAGCTGAGTGGCATCCAGGCA aTTTACTCCTACACCTTTGAAGTGATCCAGGCCACTGGGTTCCACCTTGAGCAGATCCCCTACTTGGCCCTGGGAGTGAGCCTCTGCGAATTTCTTTCCACCATCCTTTGT AGCTTCATCATCGAACGATTTGGAAGAAAGATGCTACTCTGGGCAGGCTACGCTTTGATGGGCACCATGCTGGCTGGTATCACCTTATCCCTCTCTCTGCAG CCCTGGTTCTCCTGGATGCCTTATTGTTGCCTTTCTTTGAtcttctgttttgtatttgtcttTGGTTTGGGCCCAG CTGGTGCCACAGTCTCTCTCCGGATGGAAATGTTTGATCAGTCATCCAGAGCCCCTGCCTTTGCGATTAGTGGGACCCTGAGCTGGGCTGGAGTCTTTGTGATCGGAATGGTGTTTCCATTGATGTTG GAAAACGTCCGTCAGTTCTCCTTTCTCATCTTCATGGGCATCCTTTATACTTCAGGATTTATTATTTACTTCTTCCTGCCTGAGACAAAGAAAAAATCTATCCTagaaatccaagaagaatttGATAAACTTAATTTTAAGAAGAAACAAATTCCTGTCTTAGACGCCAAGCTGACCAAAGACCATGAATTGTGTACCAAACTATGA
- the LOC116516429 gene encoding solute carrier family 2, facilitated glucose transporter member 11-like isoform X3, which produces MHLWKNCFLGSNMLMVASAFLLGFSKMARSVELILVGRFLCGISTGVCILLHPQYLGEVSPKKLRGFTTSTASMFWCLGKVLGQVMGLRELLGSGALWPMLLAFSGATAVVPLLVLPFFPESPPHLLLHRGDEEGCVKAMKTFWGEEPHWAELDDLQKEQAALNSTQSKSLLELVKEPSLRWQLYMLLVLAVTTQLSGIQAIYSYTFEVIQATGFHLEQIPYLALGVSLCEFLSTILCSFIIERFGRKMLLWAGYALMGTMLAGITLSLSLQPWFSWMPYCCLSLIFCFVFVFGLGPAGATVSLRMEMFDQSSRAPAFAISGTLSWAGVFVIGMVFPLMLENVRQFSFLIFMGILYTSGFIIYFFLPETKKKSILEIQEEFDKLNFKKKQIPVLDAKLTKDHELCTKL; this is translated from the exons ATGCATCTCTG GAAGAACTGCTTTTTGGGCAGCAACATGCTGATGGTGGCCAGTGCATTCCTCCTGGGCTTCAGCAAGATGGCCAGATCTGTCGAACTCATTCTGGTGGGACGTTTTCTGTGTGGCATCAGCACAG GTGTTTGTATCCTTCTTCATCCCCAGTACCTCGGAGAGGTTTCCCCCAAAAAACTCCGCGGATTTACCACTTCAACTGCTTCCATGTTTTGGTGTTTGGGAAAAGTCCTTGGTCAAGTTATGGGATTAAG GGAGCTTTTGGGAAGTGGGGCCCTCTGGCCAATGCTGCTGGCCTTCAGTGGGGCTACGGCCGTGGTCCCCTTGCTCGTATTACCATTCTTCCCTGAGTCACCACCTCACTTGCTCTTGCACAGAGGAGACGAAGAAGGATGTGTGAAAG CAATGAAGACCTTTTGGGGGGAAGAGCCTCATTGGGCAGAGCTGGATGACTTGCAGAAAGAGCAAGCAGCCCTGAACAGCACCCAGAGCAAGAGCCTCCTGGAACTGGTCAAGGAGCCTTCCCTGCGCTGGCAGCTCTATATGCTGCTTGTCCTGGCAGTGACCACACAGCTGAGTGGCATCCAGGCA aTTTACTCCTACACCTTTGAAGTGATCCAGGCCACTGGGTTCCACCTTGAGCAGATCCCCTACTTGGCCCTGGGAGTGAGCCTCTGCGAATTTCTTTCCACCATCCTTTGT AGCTTCATCATCGAACGATTTGGAAGAAAGATGCTACTCTGGGCAGGCTACGCTTTGATGGGCACCATGCTGGCTGGTATCACCTTATCCCTCTCTCTGCAG CCCTGGTTCTCCTGGATGCCTTATTGTTGCCTTTCTTTGAtcttctgttttgtatttgtcttTGGTTTGGGCCCAG CTGGTGCCACAGTCTCTCTCCGGATGGAAATGTTTGATCAGTCATCCAGAGCCCCTGCCTTTGCGATTAGTGGGACCCTGAGCTGGGCTGGAGTCTTTGTGATCGGAATGGTGTTTCCATTGATGTTG GAAAACGTCCGTCAGTTCTCCTTTCTCATCTTCATGGGCATCCTTTATACTTCAGGATTTATTATTTACTTCTTCCTGCCTGAGACAAAGAAAAAATCTATCCTagaaatccaagaagaatttGATAAACTTAATTTTAAGAAGAAACAAATTCCTGTCTTAGACGCCAAGCTGACCAAAGACCATGAATTGTGTACCAAACTATGA